The following proteins come from a genomic window of Geminicoccaceae bacterium SCSIO 64248:
- a CDS encoding lipopolysaccharide biosynthesis protein, whose amino-acid sequence MSTRSDPPGKEKNPSRRADPISASEVSTRAARGGAVIMASQALRFALQIGSTMVLARLLAPEDFGLVAMAGTLTALFTLFADLGLSQATIQREDVTQSQLTTLFWVNTGVGALLAVLCFALAPLVAWFYGDERLIGVIQIMSAGFVLAGLSTQHGALLNRWLRFRTVATIGVAASLFSVLLALALAWLGADYWALVGQQLGLALGMLVGNWMAARWKPGRPQISADAHQMLRFGGDMTIFNLLIYCTRNADNILLGWRHGNHTLGLYERPYALVVSLPLRLINFPLANVMVPALSRLQNAPEGYRDLYLSALEKIGMATLPTLALLALLAEPLVLILLGDGWTDAIPVFFWLAIAAIGQPVGNAAGWLFVSQGRTGEQLLWGVFSSVVFVAGFAAGLPWGAAGVAMAYAITTLVMVPVVFAYIMRRGPVRFGPTVRALVPGLSGTLVVVVLVEAMRLAGLMPATPILAVLVAGIVAAAGMLAIYVAMPTSRRTLREVWVFAYQLARRRAPAG is encoded by the coding sequence ATGTCGACGCGGTCCGATCCACCGGGGAAGGAGAAAAATCCGTCGAGGCGCGCGGACCCCATTTCCGCCTCGGAAGTGAGCACACGGGCGGCGCGAGGCGGCGCCGTGATCATGGCGAGCCAAGCGCTGCGCTTCGCCTTGCAGATCGGCTCGACCATGGTCCTGGCCCGTCTGCTCGCGCCCGAAGACTTCGGTCTGGTGGCCATGGCCGGCACGCTCACGGCGCTGTTCACCTTGTTTGCCGACCTCGGCCTGTCGCAGGCGACCATCCAGCGCGAGGACGTGACGCAGAGCCAGCTGACGACGCTGTTCTGGGTCAACACCGGTGTCGGCGCCCTTCTGGCGGTCCTGTGCTTCGCCCTGGCGCCGCTTGTCGCCTGGTTCTACGGCGACGAGCGCCTGATCGGCGTCATCCAGATCATGAGCGCCGGCTTCGTCCTGGCGGGCCTGTCGACCCAGCACGGCGCGCTGCTCAATCGATGGCTGCGCTTTCGGACCGTGGCGACCATCGGCGTGGCAGCCAGTCTCTTCAGCGTCCTGCTCGCGCTGGCGCTCGCATGGCTGGGAGCCGACTACTGGGCGCTCGTCGGCCAGCAACTCGGCCTGGCGCTCGGCATGCTCGTCGGCAACTGGATGGCCGCCCGCTGGAAGCCGGGACGGCCGCAGATCAGCGCCGACGCCCACCAGATGCTGCGCTTCGGCGGCGACATGACGATCTTCAACCTGCTGATCTACTGCACGCGCAACGCCGACAACATCCTGCTCGGCTGGCGCCACGGCAACCACACCCTCGGCCTGTACGAGCGTCCCTACGCCCTGGTGGTGTCCCTGCCGCTGCGCCTGATCAACTTCCCGCTCGCCAATGTCATGGTGCCGGCCCTTTCGCGCCTTCAGAATGCGCCCGAAGGCTACCGGGACCTCTATCTCTCGGCGCTCGAGAAGATCGGCATGGCGACGCTGCCGACCCTTGCGCTGCTCGCCCTGCTGGCAGAGCCGCTCGTGCTCATCCTCCTGGGCGACGGCTGGACCGACGCCATCCCGGTGTTCTTCTGGCTCGCCATCGCCGCCATCGGACAGCCGGTCGGCAATGCCGCCGGCTGGCTGTTCGTGTCCCAGGGACGCACGGGCGAGCAGTTGCTCTGGGGCGTCTTCTCCAGTGTCGTCTTCGTCGCGGGCTTCGCGGCGGGCCTTCCCTGGGGCGCCGCCGGCGTCGCCATGGCCTACGCGATCACGACCCTGGTCATGGTTCCCGTCGTCTTCGCCTACATCATGCGCCGCGGACCGGTGCGTTTCGGCCCCACGGTCCGCGCCCTCGTGCCCGGCCTCTCGGGCACGCTGGTCGTCGTCGTCCTTGTCGAAGCCATGCGCCTCGCCGGCCTGATGCCGGCGACGCCGATCCTCGCCGTCCTCGTCGCCGGCATTGTCGCGGCGGCCGGCATGCTGGCGATCTACGTCGCGATGCCGACCAGCCGCCGCACCCTGCGCGAGGTCTGGGTTTTCGCGTATCAGCTGGCGCGACGCCGCGCGCCGGCGGGGTAA
- a CDS encoding NAD(P)/FAD-dependent oxidoreductase has protein sequence MTELNGKERNVPTASGSSADAPKIVVVGGGAGGLELVTRLGNALGRRGKAQITLVERNRSHLWKPLLHEVAAGSMDLGRHDVDYLAQSYWHGFRYRYGEMTGLDRAAKRVKIGPTWDEDDRPITEAGSLPYDKLVISVGGLSNDFGTPGAREHALTLDSPDQAARFHRRLLNACIRAQSQAEPLRPEQLHVAIIGAGATGVELAAELHRTTREVVAYGLDRIDPARDLNITVIEMADRVLPGLPPRLSEAAQGLLEDLKVQVLTSSKVSEVGQNGVQLADGRFIAAELVVWAAGVKAPDFLKDLDGLESTRSNQLVVRPTLQTTRDPDVFAFGDCSSCPWVGREGMNVPPRAQAANQQASHLFKQLPRVLRGEAPEPFRYRDFGSLVSLGEYTTVGNLMGSLTGRSLFVEGLFASFMYRSLYKRHEIALHGMAKVVLETLARMITRRTEPQVKLH, from the coding sequence ATGACCGAGTTGAACGGCAAAGAGCGCAACGTGCCGACCGCGAGCGGATCGTCGGCCGACGCGCCCAAAATCGTCGTGGTCGGCGGCGGCGCGGGCGGCCTGGAGCTGGTCACCCGGCTGGGCAACGCGCTCGGCCGCAGGGGCAAGGCGCAGATCACCCTGGTCGAGCGCAACCGCTCGCATCTGTGGAAGCCGCTTCTGCACGAGGTCGCGGCCGGCAGCATGGATCTGGGCCGGCACGACGTCGACTATCTCGCCCAGTCCTACTGGCACGGCTTCCGCTACCGCTACGGCGAGATGACCGGCCTCGACCGGGCGGCGAAGCGCGTCAAGATCGGCCCGACCTGGGACGAGGACGACCGCCCGATCACCGAGGCGGGCTCGCTGCCCTACGACAAGCTGGTGATTTCGGTCGGCGGCCTCAGCAACGACTTCGGCACGCCGGGCGCCCGCGAGCATGCCCTGACGCTGGATTCGCCGGACCAGGCCGCGCGTTTCCACCGCCGGCTGCTCAACGCCTGCATCCGCGCGCAGAGCCAGGCCGAGCCGCTCCGGCCGGAACAGCTCCACGTGGCGATCATCGGTGCGGGGGCCACCGGCGTCGAGCTCGCCGCCGAGCTGCACCGGACGACGCGCGAGGTCGTCGCCTACGGCCTCGACCGGATCGATCCCGCGCGCGATCTCAACATCACCGTCATCGAAATGGCGGACCGCGTCCTGCCGGGCCTGCCGCCCCGACTGTCCGAGGCGGCGCAGGGGCTCCTGGAAGACCTCAAGGTCCAGGTCCTGACCAGCTCCAAGGTCAGCGAGGTCGGGCAGAACGGCGTCCAGCTGGCCGACGGCCGCTTCATCGCCGCCGAATTGGTGGTCTGGGCGGCGGGCGTGAAGGCGCCGGACTTCCTCAAGGACCTGGACGGGCTGGAAAGCACGCGCTCGAACCAGCTGGTCGTCCGGCCGACCCTGCAGACGACTCGCGATCCCGACGTCTTCGCCTTCGGCGACTGCAGCTCGTGCCCCTGGGTCGGCCGCGAGGGCATGAACGTGCCGCCGCGCGCGCAGGCGGCGAACCAACAGGCCTCGCACCTGTTCAAGCAGCTGCCGCGCGTCCTGAGGGGCGAGGCCCCCGAGCCGTTCCGCTATCGCGACTTCGGCTCCCTGGTCAGTCTCGGCGAGTACACCACGGTCGGCAACCTCATGGGCTCGCTCACCGGCCGGTCCCTGTTCGTCGAGGGGCTGTTCGCGAGCTTCATGTACCGCTCCCTGTACAAGCGGCACGAGATCGCGCTGCACGGCATGGCCAAGGTGGTCCTCGAGACGCTCGCGCGCATGATCACCCGGCGCACCGAGCCGCAGGTCAAGCTCCACTGA
- a CDS encoding HlyD family secretion protein — protein MADSITHEAPHREDASAPSTPGPVPRKRFNPRRFVLLVVVPLLVVAGALVFYIRGGRYVGTDNAYVRADIVTVATDVSGIVAEVPVHDNQEVEAGDILLRLDDLPFRLALARTQADLGNVANDLRAMQAGYREAQSAIDRAQADVVFRQQEYDRQADLARRNVNARAQLDSARHELDAATADLAAQRFALNALGAQLNGDPDQPIERNPRYLAALAARDQAQRDLDRTVIRAPIPGVVANVDAVHVGESLPADQAAFSLVASDHLWIEANPKETDLTYVVPGQPVEVTVDTYPGQVWHGRVASLSPASGSAFAVLPAQNSSGNWVKVVQRIPLRVELDPKPDQPVLRSGMSVEVDIDTGHQRTLAGLFGQAFGAEQDAQ, from the coding sequence ATGGCTGATTCGATCACCCACGAGGCCCCTCACCGGGAGGACGCCTCAGCCCCTTCCACTCCCGGCCCGGTCCCGCGCAAGCGCTTCAACCCGCGCCGGTTCGTCCTCCTGGTGGTCGTGCCCTTGCTGGTGGTCGCCGGCGCGCTGGTGTTCTACATCCGCGGCGGCCGCTATGTCGGCACCGACAACGCCTATGTCCGCGCCGACATCGTGACGGTGGCGACCGACGTGTCCGGCATCGTCGCCGAGGTGCCGGTGCACGACAACCAGGAGGTCGAGGCGGGCGATATCCTGCTTCGCCTCGACGACCTTCCCTTCCGCCTCGCGCTCGCGCGGACGCAGGCCGATCTCGGCAACGTCGCGAACGACCTGCGCGCCATGCAGGCGGGCTACCGCGAAGCGCAGTCCGCCATCGACCGGGCGCAGGCCGACGTCGTGTTCCGCCAGCAGGAATACGACCGGCAGGCCGATCTCGCCCGGCGCAACGTCAACGCCCGCGCCCAGCTCGACAGCGCGCGGCACGAGCTCGACGCGGCGACGGCCGACCTCGCGGCGCAGCGCTTCGCCCTCAACGCGCTCGGCGCGCAGTTGAACGGCGATCCCGACCAGCCGATCGAGCGGAACCCGCGCTACCTCGCGGCGCTCGCCGCGCGGGACCAGGCCCAGCGCGACCTCGACCGTACCGTCATTCGCGCGCCGATCCCCGGCGTGGTCGCCAATGTCGACGCCGTGCATGTCGGCGAGTCCCTCCCGGCCGACCAGGCGGCGTTCTCCCTGGTCGCCAGCGACCACCTGTGGATCGAAGCCAATCCCAAGGAAACCGACCTCACCTATGTCGTGCCGGGCCAGCCGGTCGAGGTGACGGTCGACACCTATCCCGGCCAGGTCTGGCACGGCAGGGTCGCGAGCCTGAGCCCGGCCAGCGGCTCGGCCTTCGCCGTTCTGCCCGCGCAGAACAGCAGCGGTAACTGGGTCAAGGTCGTCCAGCGCATCCCGCTTCGGGTCGAGCTCGATCCGAAGCCGGACCAGCCGGTCCTGCGCTCGGGCATGAGCGTCGAGGTCGATATCGACACCGGCCACCAGCGCACGCTGGCCGGCCTGTTCGGCCAGGCGTTCGGCGCCGAGCAGGATGCGCAATAG
- a CDS encoding crotonase/enoyl-CoA hydratase family protein, whose protein sequence is MTYETLTLVTDDRGVATLTLDRPERHNAMSGMMIEELDRAARELGADRDVRAVVLTGAGTSFCAGADLGWMKAQFTASRDDRLAEARRLAMMLHRLNTLPKPLIGRVQGQAYGGGIGLIAVCDVAIAIEDAKLGLTETRLGLIPATIGPYVLARMGEGRARRVFMSARLFSGKEGVELGLVARAVPVEALNEAVEAEVRPYLSASPDAVAAAKALARSLGPRIDDGVIDATIARLADSWDSAAAREGIAAFFEKRKPAWSR, encoded by the coding sequence ATGACCTACGAGACGCTGACCCTCGTGACCGACGACCGGGGCGTGGCGACGCTGACGCTCGACCGCCCCGAGCGGCACAACGCCATGTCCGGCATGATGATCGAGGAACTCGACCGGGCCGCGCGCGAGCTCGGCGCCGACCGGGATGTCCGGGCCGTGGTCCTGACCGGCGCGGGGACGAGCTTTTGCGCCGGCGCCGACCTCGGCTGGATGAAGGCGCAGTTCACGGCCTCGCGCGACGACCGCCTGGCCGAGGCGCGCCGGCTCGCCATGATGCTCCACCGGCTCAACACCCTGCCCAAGCCCCTGATCGGGCGCGTCCAGGGCCAGGCCTATGGCGGCGGCATTGGCCTGATCGCGGTCTGCGACGTCGCGATCGCGATCGAGGACGCCAAGCTCGGCCTGACCGAGACGCGGCTCGGCCTCATCCCGGCCACGATCGGGCCCTACGTGCTGGCGCGGATGGGCGAAGGCCGCGCCCGACGCGTGTTCATGTCGGCGCGCCTCTTCTCCGGGAAGGAGGGGGTCGAGCTCGGGCTCGTCGCGCGCGCGGTGCCGGTCGAGGCGCTAAACGAGGCGGTCGAAGCCGAAGTCCGTCCCTACCTGTCGGCGTCGCCGGACGCGGTGGCGGCGGCCAAGGCTCTGGCGCGCTCGCTCGGTCCACGGATCGACGACGGCGTCATCGACGCCACGATCGCGCGCCTGGCCGACAGCTGGGACTCGGCCGCGGCGCGGGAGGGCATCGCCGCCTTCTTCGAGAAGCGCAAGCCCGCTTGGTCGCGCTGA
- a CDS encoding DHA2 family efflux MFS transporter permease subunit, with product MAEPTMQRSLVTIGVMLATIMQALDTTIANVALPYMQGGLAASQDQINWVLTSYIVAAAIMTPPTGWLARRFGRKRLFLVAVTGFTVASVLCGAAATLGQMVLFRLLQGLFGASLVPLSQAVMLDSYPKEQQGSAMAIWGVGVMVGPILGPTLGGWLTEAYDWRWVFYINLPVGILTFVLLTTFLSETASDRRARLDWLGFGLLSLAIGALQLMLDRGEQLDWFNSLEIVLEGSVSALAFYLFLAHMFTAEKPFISPGLFKDRNFSLGLLLIFFVGVVLLATLALLTPYLQNLMDYPVFTAGLVLAPRGVGTMIAMFIAGRLVARIDVRFLLGTGLILTVLALWEMTYYTPDVDQWTIVRNGLIQGMGLGFLFVPLSAVTFATLDPAYRTEGTGLFSLMRNIGSAIGISVVINLLSTGTQANHAELVRYATPFNDALHMPAPAAAWDLATLAGRAALNEEITRQASIIAYANDFHLLMLMAVAVMPLVLLLRPARSTGGAAGHAAMD from the coding sequence ATGGCCGAACCGACGATGCAGCGCAGCCTGGTCACGATCGGCGTCATGCTGGCGACCATCATGCAGGCGCTGGACACGACGATCGCCAACGTCGCCCTGCCCTACATGCAAGGCGGCCTGGCCGCCAGCCAGGACCAGATCAACTGGGTCCTGACCTCCTACATCGTGGCCGCCGCGATCATGACGCCGCCGACCGGCTGGCTGGCGCGCCGCTTTGGCCGCAAGCGCCTGTTCCTGGTCGCCGTGACCGGCTTCACCGTCGCGTCGGTCCTGTGCGGCGCGGCGGCGACGCTCGGGCAGATGGTCCTGTTCCGCCTGCTCCAGGGCCTGTTCGGCGCGTCGCTCGTGCCGCTCTCCCAGGCCGTCATGCTCGATTCCTATCCGAAGGAGCAGCAGGGCTCGGCCATGGCGATCTGGGGCGTCGGCGTCATGGTCGGCCCGATCCTGGGACCGACGCTCGGCGGCTGGCTGACCGAGGCCTATGACTGGCGCTGGGTGTTCTACATCAACCTGCCGGTCGGCATCCTGACCTTCGTGCTGCTGACGACCTTTCTGAGCGAGACGGCGTCCGACCGCCGCGCCCGGCTCGACTGGCTGGGCTTCGGCCTGCTCAGCCTCGCGATCGGCGCGCTGCAGCTCATGCTCGACCGCGGCGAGCAGCTCGACTGGTTCAACTCGCTCGAGATCGTGCTGGAGGGCTCCGTCTCGGCCCTCGCCTTCTACCTGTTCCTCGCGCACATGTTCACGGCCGAGAAGCCGTTCATCTCGCCCGGCCTGTTCAAGGACCGCAATTTCAGCCTGGGCCTGCTCCTGATCTTCTTCGTCGGCGTGGTCCTGCTGGCGACGCTCGCTCTGCTGACGCCCTATCTGCAGAACCTGATGGACTATCCCGTGTTCACCGCCGGCCTGGTCCTGGCGCCGCGCGGCGTCGGCACCATGATCGCGATGTTCATCGCGGGGCGCCTCGTCGCGCGGATCGACGTCCGCTTCCTGCTCGGGACCGGCTTGATCCTCACCGTGCTCGCGCTTTGGGAGATGACCTACTACACGCCGGACGTCGATCAGTGGACCATCGTGCGCAACGGCCTGATCCAGGGCATGGGGCTGGGCTTTCTGTTCGTGCCGCTCAGCGCCGTGACCTTCGCGACGCTCGATCCCGCCTACCGCACCGAGGGCACGGGCCTGTTCAGCCTGATGCGCAATATCGGCAGCGCGATCGGGATCTCGGTCGTGATCAACCTCCTCTCGACCGGCACACAGGCCAACCACGCCGAGCTGGTCCGCTACGCGACTCCGTTCAACGACGCCCTGCACATGCCGGCGCCGGCGGCCGCCTGGGACCTGGCGACGCTGGCTGGCCGCGCCGCCCTGAACGAGGAGATCACGCGCCAGGCCAGCATCATCGCCTACGCCAACGACTTTCACTTGCTCATGCTGATGGCGGTGGCCGTCATGCCGCTCGTGCTGCTTTTGCGCCCGGCAAGGAGCACGGGCGGTGCCGCCGGCCACGCCGCGATGGACTAA
- a CDS encoding glycosyltransferase family 2 protein → MAQEEGERQGPKISVVIPTFNRSVQVGRAIACVLSQTHENVEVIVVDDASAEDIGQVVASLRDERIVYLRNETNKGGGFSRARGAMAATGAYVAFLDSDDWWAETKLEVQLEAARRSGDRNTVFLCRSTMLYGGDVIADIPTRVMPEAMSVADFLYCHRGFAQTSTMFLPAELAKRVTFDPDLRVNQDTDFMMRLEDAGARFVQLPQSLSFFDCSPSSDRVSYNPALVERAEAWYRSRSSSWSHQAKCGFYLADLTARAANAKRRSLALRYFVQGIHPGLGLRLHLWLLAYIVAGKPPPRIASLKSAVSTRVSDSWRLARQRLKLARGGGRLFGTGVIAMGALAEFVLQLAPLGLPG, encoded by the coding sequence ATGGCGCAAGAGGAAGGTGAGCGACAAGGACCGAAGATCTCGGTCGTCATCCCGACCTTCAACCGAAGCGTTCAGGTGGGGCGGGCGATAGCTTGCGTTTTGAGCCAGACCCACGAGAACGTCGAGGTCATCGTCGTCGACGACGCGTCGGCCGAGGACATCGGCCAAGTCGTCGCCTCGCTTCGTGACGAGCGGATCGTCTACCTCCGCAACGAGACGAACAAAGGCGGCGGGTTCAGCCGCGCGCGCGGCGCCATGGCCGCGACGGGGGCGTATGTCGCCTTCCTCGACTCCGACGACTGGTGGGCCGAGACGAAGCTCGAGGTGCAACTGGAAGCGGCCCGGCGCTCGGGAGACCGCAACACGGTCTTCCTGTGCCGCTCGACCATGCTGTATGGCGGCGATGTCATCGCCGACATACCGACCCGCGTCATGCCCGAAGCCATGTCGGTCGCGGACTTCCTGTACTGCCACCGCGGGTTCGCCCAGACCTCGACCATGTTCCTGCCGGCCGAGCTTGCCAAGCGGGTCACGTTCGATCCCGACCTGCGGGTCAACCAGGACACCGACTTCATGATGCGCCTGGAGGATGCGGGCGCGCGCTTCGTCCAACTGCCCCAGTCGCTCAGCTTCTTCGACTGCTCGCCCAGCAGCGACCGCGTGAGCTACAACCCGGCCCTGGTCGAGCGGGCGGAGGCTTGGTATCGGTCCCGCAGCTCCAGTTGGTCGCACCAGGCCAAATGCGGCTTCTATCTTGCCGACCTGACCGCGCGTGCCGCCAACGCCAAGCGGCGCAGCTTGGCGCTTCGGTATTTCGTCCAGGGCATCCATCCCGGCCTCGGCCTGCGCCTTCATCTCTGGCTGCTTGCCTACATCGTTGCCGGCAAGCCGCCGCCACGGATCGCCAGCCTGAAAAGCGCGGTAAGCACGCGGGTTTCCGACAGCTGGCGCCTCGCGCGTCAGCGTTTGAAGCTGGCCCGGGGCGGCGGCCGCCTCTTCGGGACGGGCGTCATCGCCATGGGGGCGTTGGCCGAGTTCGTGCTCCAGCTGGCGCCGCTGGGCCTGCCGGGCTAG
- a CDS encoding MarR family transcriptional regulator, giving the protein MSAPPGQEAPERVFGFVLSDVARLMRKRFEQQARAEGLELTRAQWSVLARLARREGLRQTELAAILEVEPITLARQLDRLEAAGMVERRLDPSDRRARLLFLKPAAHPLLDQIRAVGLTIREEALAGLSPAERETFLALLVRVKGNLSDRLAADCAETVELAVHG; this is encoded by the coding sequence ATGTCGGCACCGCCGGGGCAGGAAGCGCCGGAGCGCGTGTTCGGCTTCGTCCTGAGCGACGTCGCGCGCCTCATGCGCAAGCGCTTCGAGCAGCAGGCGCGCGCGGAGGGCCTCGAGCTGACGCGCGCGCAATGGTCCGTGCTCGCCCGTCTGGCGCGGCGGGAAGGCCTGCGCCAAACCGAGCTCGCGGCCATCCTGGAGGTCGAGCCGATCACGCTTGCCCGACAGCTCGACCGGCTCGAAGCCGCCGGCATGGTCGAACGGCGCCTCGATCCGAGCGACAGGCGTGCCCGCCTGCTGTTCCTGAAGCCGGCCGCCCACCCGCTGCTCGACCAGATCCGCGCGGTCGGCCTGACCATCCGCGAGGAAGCCCTGGCCGGGCTCAGCCCGGCCGAGCGCGAGACGTTCCTTGCCCTGCTCGTCCGCGTCAAAGGTAACCTGTCCGACCGGCTCGCCGCCGACTGCGCCGAGACCGTGGAGCTCGCCGTCCATGGCTGA